The following nucleotide sequence is from Cucumis melo cultivar AY chromosome 1, USDA_Cmelo_AY_1.0, whole genome shotgun sequence.
GTTTCAATCGGAAATGTAAttggatttaaaaaaaaaaatcatgttttTTTAGACATTTTACAAATGTACTTTGCATTATCTTGCAATATCATCTTCTTATAACAATAGTATAAATAGTATCTAACTTTTAAACACAATTGAAATTATCACTTCAAGCTCTATAATGAAATAGATGGTTGATCGTATGTTTGCCTATGGATCTCACATTTCATTACAATTATAAAACGCACGTAAACAATAATAAACGTAATCAAATGATGTCTACTTTTCAAATTACCATTGATGAATTATGTTTTCAAGGAAATAACACATGATCTAATTTATTTGTATAATATTACTTCAAAATATTGCATTGGTTGAACTTCTctcatcaatttttttaaatgtgtctataataatatatttgtttacaaaaaaaaaatatatgtcgATATCGATATTTTAATTATGAGATAGAAATCTCCATACATTACTTGATGAGAATTTTAATCTTTGATATTAACTAATATGTGATATTAGGATTTAcctaaaagaataataaataataaatgatGTTTGGGAAAGTTCGTAATATGATCATAAAatggaaaacaaaaagaaaagaaaaaaacaatttatATGTTCTTCCTTCTTATGTTCAACCAGGAAAGAGAATTGAATGATGGGCAAAGCGTTTTGGTTATGACTTTTGCTTTGCttttatataatttcatttCAGAAACCAAAATTCTTCCATTGACAAATCAACAATGGAACGCCACATTCGCCGTTTTCTCAATAAGCTTTCATTTGCTTCTATTGCCATTGCCACTCTCATCctcatcttcctcttcctccAAACCCCACAAACCTGCATTCCCCCAAATTCTCCTTCAAAACCCCATCTCAAATTCCCCAAATCCTCCTGCGATTCCACTCCTCGCGAGCTCGTCTCCATTGACAAGAAGAACAAGCGTCTTTGGTCATCCAACGACTGGAAGAAGAAGCTCTCCTCCTTCATTAATTTCTTCCAATCTATTCGAGATCTAGGCCTTCTCCATAACCACACCAAAGTTATCTGCGTTTCCGCCGGCGCTGGCCATGAGGTCATGGCGTTGTCTCATATGGGAGTTCACGATGTCACCGGTGTCGAGTTGATTGATTCGCCTCCTTTGGTGAGTCGTGCTGATCCTCATAATTTGCCTTTCTTTGATCATGTTTTTGATTTGGCGTTTACTGCTCATTTGGCTGAGGCGTTGTTTCCGTCTCGATTTGTTTCTGAGATGGAGAGAGCTGTTCGTCCTAATGGTGTTTGTGTGATTGTTGTTGAGGAATGTGGGGATTATGAAGTTAAGGAGATTGTAGGGTTGTTTATGAAATCACGATTTGTAAATTCGATCAATGTTACGTTAACAGGATTGAAAATGACTCGGATTTTAATGAAAAGAACTTCTTGATACAACAATGTTTCGTTCGATTTCTTAATTTCCTCTTTTTcgattttgattttttgttttgatattGTGCGATATGAAATCCTAATTGTATAGAAAATGCAGGTTCAGAATTCCCatttaaattcttttgtatATTACATTCTGAATTCCGAATCAGAACAGATGTTTTAGTTCTATGGATGGATTGAATTTCCACTAATTGAAGCGATCTCATCTAGATGAATGAGGTAAACCGGCGATCTCAAGCGACCGGGAAATCCCATGGATTACACAGTTCTCTGATCGGAAAATCTCCGGTGAGACAATCTCCACGCCGTTAACTACCACCGTTCCTCTTGGAACACGAACTCCTCCGAGGATCTCGATATCTTGGCCGGAGACGAGCGTCTTGAGCGAAGTTCTGGCCGGCAACGAAGCGAGGGATTTGTATGTAACCATTTGAGGAACAATATGAAGCCTCACAGCTCGATTCAGAACAGGCGATGGAGATGTAACAGAGACTAAATTCGGCGGCGCAAAGACAGTAATCGATCTCAATCCTCCGAAATCTTGAAGAAGCCCTTCAAGAACGGTTTGTAATCCGATTGCATAAGAAACAAACCCATTTGCACTAAGCCATCTTATGATTCTTCTCCATTCAACTTCAACTCCAACTCCAACAACCCCATTATTGGGTTCAAAAGGATCTGAAATTATGGTACCATTCGAATCACAGTACGGCGATTGAATTAAGCTCCATCCCTGACGCACATCAAGAGGATCCAAAGGAGAAAATGGGCCAAGAACACCATGAATGGAAACATTCCCACCAAGAAAAATATCAGGGTCAGTGACAAGAACATGATTGATCTCAACCAATCTAGCAGTGGAATCCATTCTAGTGATAGCAATTTTCTTTGGCATCAAAAGGGTCGGGAGACAGGCCCCTTGAGGCTTCTTTAACAGGTCAGTCATGGAAAGCTTGAACGGGGAAGTGTGGTATTTGACAAGATTCTTGAGGAGCCATGGAGGGAGGGAGGTATTGGAGATGGCGGAATCTTTAATGGCGAAAATGGTGGAGTTTTGAGGGAAGAAGAAATGTTCAGGGGATACTTGAAGGAGTGTGGCAATGGTGTTGAAACCGGCTCTTCTTAAGGCCCTTGATGCGTTTAAAGAAAGTTCATCGGCCATGGATTTGTTGGGTGGAGTTGCAGTGTGGGAAGTAGATGAGTGGAGAGCCGTGGAAATGGCGAAGAAGGCTAAAACTACAGAGATGGAGAAGACGATGGGTGCATGCCACCATTCGAATGAACACTTAGCCATTTTGATCGATTGAATTCAAAACTAAAATTCTGCACACAAATCAGAAGCAGAAGAATAAGAATGGTATTTTTTTCCCCCTGGTTTTGGAGGAAAGCTTTGTTAACGAGAGAGGCCTAACCCCAATTATTTCTTTAGTGGATAAGACCCAATAAGAGTTGGGCCTCAAGCCTTAttaaattccaaaaatatagtacaatatatatataaaataaacaaataacaaaattattaaataatttttttcaaaagaaaatgtatTCCAAGTTTTTCCACTATCTCCAAAATCTTTGTAATTTCAACCAATGTTATGTGTTCTTACAACATCCATCAAACAAAGACCTCTCTTTATAGATACTCATAGATTGTGATTACATGAACTAGGTATTTCCAGACACATGGACAACAAATAGAATGGTCATATCTTGATGATACTTGATAAATAATACTAAGAATAGACATCTATTTaacacatatatttataaagCTAACTTAACAATAATTaacatgttttttattttttaaaatgttaagtATTTGGTTTTTATCCCTATAAATATTGTATTAAAAgcacaccttttttttttttttttaagtggGAATGAacatagctattaaacaatctCACGTAttaaaaatacaatttttttttccaaaaagaaTGAAGCTTTCGCCCTTTGGGGTTCCAAGATTTAAAATCTTGCGTCTTTTTAGGTTTCACAACCAATTGGAACTTGACCTTTATGGCTTTATGTAAACAAATTAGAATATTCTCACAATACCTccaaataatttataatttcaCTGAACTATTCACTTCAGTAGTCAAAATAAAGGTCTACTCTTTATTTGAAAATTGGTATCTTTTTTCTCTCTATGAACATTACTCTTTTACATTCACAACCAAACACCAGTCATCACCCAACCACACAATCTCTAAAATTTCCTCCAAAAAAGGGCGAAACAATTTAAGAATCAAAAgaatatgtttatatatatatatataaggtttgtgtaaggaaaaagaaaaaagactaGAAATTAGGATCAATCTTAATGAACCGAATCAACCCCATCTCTTTTTCTAGTAACCCGAATGTAACAAAAAACAGCTGCAAAAATTGCCGTTACAAGGCCACCGATGATGACTCCCCCACCGGCCACCGACTTATCGCCACGATGCTTTCCCAGCCGCCGGATCTCCGGCGCCTCCGCCACGTCAGATCCTTCTCTGGTCCCCTTCTCCGCTGGCTCCGGCGCCGCCGACAGGGGGAGATCTGTTGTTGTAGCAATGGAAGTCATTGCTTGAATTAGCAAGATCTCGGCCACAATGAGGCAAAAAAGAAGGCAAGTTTTGGCCATGGGATTTGGAAATGAGGAAgctttttatttagtttaaggAGGTTTGATGAAAATGGGTTTCTGAATTTGAGGGGGAATTTGGGAGCTTTTTTGGGTTTTGAGAGGAAGAAGTTTGAAGATGGGGGGATTTGGGTGTTAAACTTAAATAGAGGAAGTTTGAAGTCATGAGTCATAAGAGTGTGTTTGGTTGAGAATTGGTATTGGTGGGTCCTCTCAAGTTTTTGTATTTATGTTCTAAAGTACGTTAAATAATTGACATAGGGATTTTGATTTGGTGAAGGTTGTTTGTTTACTCCCCAACCATAGCAATACCGCGTTGAGTAGAGTAGCTATGAACTATAAATACacagtttttattttctttcttctaatttactaatttttaATTTGGAGCTTTGATTCctcaactaaaaaaaaaaatctaattttttggttgaaaaaaaaaattacaaataatcACTAACTATAAAACAAATACTATAAACTTACTATCCAAGGAGAACAAGAGGTTCTTGAAAGCATTAGGAGGTTTTGTGTATTATCTAAATgactataaaaataaaaaatttaataaaattgaaCAACCAAATCAAAACTTTTGTTATAAAAAGAGATTAATTATCTAAATGACTATATCCCAATTGCCATTTAGGTAAACGTAGTATAACAAAACCAAACTTAAGCTCACGTTCAAAAAATTAAATCGATAATCTAGATATGATATTAAATGTGACTTAAGTAAAGTATACAAATGGAAATAAATTATGAGTTATCACGTCataaatattttcttctctcgttatttttttaaaataaataatgaaatttattaaggtttggttgaatttaaattgagtcaattgaaataattgatatacattttttgttttatgtaaATGCCAATTTAGTTTTGGTTGTGACAAATTAAATATAGAGCTAAGGCATGGCTGTCAACTCAAActtcttttaatttcaaaataaataaaatccaaaCTTTTCTTATACttcatttttaataaaataaataaatagaagaaaaaatccattatttttttctacttaTATATTAATGGGATACCTAACTTTCAACTCCAAATTGCAAATTATGCTTTGGCTTTTTAAttcaccaaaaagaaaaaaaaaaaagaaaaaaactttatGCTAAAAGTAAAGAGTAATTAATATATCGTCTACACTTACACAccataattatttttcttttcggTCAAATATTTACTTTTTTCTCTCTAATATTTCTTTTTGAGAAACGTGAAAACTATAGTACACGCTAGAAGTGAGCATAACTTTTTGATCGCCTAAATCTAAAAATGTAAAGtatttaataatttagtttaaagaTCGGAATCATTCAATCTCTAAACTCTAAGACTCAATCAAAATTTATTCTCAAAATTGTATTATTACTTAATGACTTAAACCTCAAAGTTATGATCTTACTTTTAatcttttgttttaaaaaggtaTTCATCTTGTCACGGTTTCTtttctataataataataataaaaaaaagttttatcaATCCACTGTTGGTTTTCAAAATTGATAAACAAATTTATAAGTGGAACTTATTGTGATAGACATAGCTTTTCTCCTTCGAACGTGCAATCTCTCATTTCATAGTCATTTTTATTAAATCagatcgtgtagaaaaaataGTCAATAAACCTACGTCAATAAACTTATAAGGTATTCATCTTGTCACGGTTTCATTTCATAGTCAATAAACCTACGTCGATATCGATATCTCTTATCAAGACGAATAAACTACGTGGTTAgcttatatatttaaaatattattttatcatttttattagATCAGATAGTGTAGAAAAAATCAGACTTTGTCATCATCTAAGAaaatctttattatttttattattattattttttgaagtCCCATCGTCGCATGAATGTTCGTAGAAAATTCTTTTATTTCTGTTGGAAAATAACTATTAGAAACACATTTTCTTTGGAATAGATAAAGAAAGTTTGAAATTTGTGTACAAAAGTTAaagcaaaaaaataaataaataaataaaagttggaaaagaaagcttttttttttcttttttttcttcttatttttaaaatcaggaaaaagaaaaaaaaagaaaagaaaagaaaaaaccgcGTGGGGTTTTGGtggaagaaattaaaattagaattaattattaaaatagaGATAGGGATTGGGAGTTaattatttgaaagaaaaaaaaaagagtgaatGATAATAAATGCAAACAAAATTAACAGCTGGAATTTTTGGAGTCCAAAAAGATAATGTATGAATTTGTATGAAGAAGGGTGTCACATACCACTctctttatttaatataataactaacctaagttattttattttatcaaattataaTAATGTTGATTTGATTAACTCTTCGTTTGTAGTAGCCACCCCAACCTAACCCCCCACACCTCTCTATGCTTTTCGTTGTTAATACATATGGGTCTAacacacaaaacaaaaaaatcttttttttttttttaaagtgaaAAAACGGGTGGATTTAATAGAGAACACAATATCAAACACGATCTCACAAAGACACCAACGATATATTTGACAAGGACGTTACGAAAGTATGCAGGAAAATAATAACGCAAGAATTGATAACTCAATTCAGTGCAAAATTACCTACGTTTAAGGGAGTAGCGTGTTCGGTGGAACGAAACTTCGCTGTATAAAAAAAGTTTAGTAATTATTACAATGAAAGTATTTATCTGACAGACTTCCTCTTATGTGATTTTCGTATAACTTGCTCTTCAACGAAACAACTTAGACTTTCGCTAAGTTTGAGCTCTCCTCATTTCCACAAAAATGTTTCCTCAAGCTTTATATGAGATTCTCTAAATATAATATGGTTAAACTTTCTCTAAGAGTGAAATCCCCTTGCATTCACTATATTTAGGCTCCTTTAAATACAGTATCAATATTGAACTTCTCTCAAGCTCTACAATGGCTACCGAACCAAAGGTCTTATCAATAAATACGGGGATTTTTTATATCAATACATAATACTATTACTAATTACGTATGAACTAACACGACcctttattttaaattttgaaaagaaaccATTTGGAACATGATGGCCTTGCATGTAGGGCTTGGTATATGCTCAACCATAAGAATCTTTGGAAGATTTGTGGACAGCCGTTGTGTGTATAATATATGTCAACATACTTGTCCCAAAATTAATagattttgttgatttttaaatctaattatctatttatttctatttttctcttttaactCGTTTTTACGTGTTTTCATGTTTACAAGTGAAAGAGTTTAATTATTGGCAAAGTAAATTTAACTCAGTGGTATTAACATAACTTCAATCTTTAAAGTTCGAAAGTTTAATCTTTCTTCCTACAACTGTTttactcaaaaaaaaaaaaagaaagttcaGATTTCtactattaaaagaaaaacttctaaaaattatagtttttttttttaaaaaattgacttggtttttaaaaatacgagtaaaagtagataacaaattaaaaagttaagtggaaaaaagaaagtttaattaattgagcAACTCGACTTTTGGAGGATAAAAGAATGTTGGATGAAAATATTTGAATGGTGAATGTTTAGATTTATTAACTTTTTTGGATTAACTTATCATTGTTTTAAGTTAATTACGAAATCAAACAATTTATCGTGTGTTATTATAAACCACAATCCAAAAAGTTAGAAGTTAAGTTAAGTCAACTAACACCACATATATTGCTAAACTCAAAAACAATCTCAAAGTTTACATTTTGGGCTCTGTTTTCTTCTCCTCATAATGGGCTTTCTCGTTGCCCCAAAAATATAGCCCAAAACTAGGCCCATTAGTAGTATGTTGCCAAACACATATATTCCTCACTATTTTCATCCTTCTTTTATAACCATGATggataattttgttatttttaaattaaatgtaaTATTGCTAATTAAATCACTTCAACCAAATCTTAAAAGCTACCTCATGCTACTCTCTATGTTTGTTgcatcttttttttaaaaaaaaaaaagttttttctttcttttatcatttattaattatcattaaatttggctaaaagattgttttgagttttattaataaaaattattccTGATTATTGATTatcattaaatttaattaaaagagGAGCGTAGAATATTAGGTGtctttatctatttatttctaaaagaaaaaccaCCCTATAATTTATGACTTTACCTTTAAttagtttcaaaacttttggaATTATAGTAGTTTTGCAATATTATTAAAGGAGTATTtttcactacattttctaaaacttGTCTCTCTTCGTTTCTTTTGCACACAACTCGATTACtctcaaaatttatttatttattgtttaaagaATGATAGATAAGGACTTTTTTTGTTCCTTCATCTATATTGTTTCCTCTAGCAAATTCTTTTTTGTATGATCGATACACAAAGACAAACAATTATTAAGGATTTTTGTTGCTTTCCAAAAGTTTATGTAGCTCTTTCCACTCATGCTAGCAAATGTTTGCAGAATTAATTTGGTTAGAAGACCGTTTTTAGATCTTTGAGATCATCGTATGGATGTTTCTTTGTTACGATATTTTCACTATTGACTCAGTTCTttttttgtactaaaaaaagaCAAGCACATTATGCTTATAGGCCACCCTAATATATTACTTTATAATTGTAAATAAGTTTTTATggtttccattttcttttaattgatATACTCTTCTTcttgaataataataaataatgtgaAGTAGTGCTTTATTTTatgatatattttaaaattaaagtaaCCTACTTTTAAagataatatttgttctaatttAAGAAATCTTGTATTAATTGCAActctcttttttaaaatatatgttttacagAAGTCATTAAAAtcttaacttttaattaaatataaaaatcttTAACAGTCTCACatttttccctttcccttttaggttaattttttaatttcaatgtTTATTATTTCGTAAtaaaaattttttaatttataaaacgaagaatttgaaaactaattaaaattcTCATTCCTACGATTAATTACTACATATATATCAACAACTATAttttgcttctttttctttatttgaatgttatatcttttttttttccattttttttttgtattcaATGATATAGAAATAAATCTTCAATACTTAATCTACTTTTCTTATATCCATTCTATTATTTTAGCaaatttttttacttcttttattATCTTTGTCTAAATTTTTAAACAGAatctaaaagagaaaaataacaataattaaaaaatgaatgtgACAGATTATGATATTATAGTCTAATATTGATAtatgaaaattatcaaaaatgacaaatttgtcAAGATATAACATAATTTcagattttattaataatagacattgataaacACTGATGATATAACATTGATAGATAGTGATTGAAGTTTATTAGCTTCTATCATtaagaaaatccaaaattttgttatattttgtaaatatttttaatttctattaCTATACTTGAAAATTCCTTCGAtaatatatgaaattttgtaAGTATTATTgccaatttttttatttacaataattttataataaatatcGAAAAgttcttactttttttttttttgttcaataaatGAGATAATATTAATAAGAAAAATGTTGAATGTGATAATGTGTTAAATGGTAAAGCAAATGATATTATAGATAGATACATAgttataagaaagaaaaagattccCAAAAGAGAAAGGGTAGAAAATCAAGGAGGTTTGTGACAATGTTGGACTCCCAAGGGAAGAGTTCTCCAATCCACATTTTGGACATCCATAATTCAAATAGGGACCATACTTTTTGGGATACTTCACCATactgttcttttcttttaaaataatcaCAATCACAATTAAAATACAATAATGAGGCCTCCAATTGGATACCCATTCACTGCCCAATGGAATACCTTCCACCAACTTCATAATTTTAAATCAGTTTGTATTTTACCAACAAAGGTCCAAAAAGTTAAATCATTTGTACCATTTTAAGTTGATGAtgataaaaagtaaaattttactctacttgtaaataaatttatttaatttactatatttgaaaacaacccTTTTATATATATCGTAAGTTGATTATGAGAGGATTGCATCAAAAGTTTAGTGTTTGTCAATAGTCAAATATAATTTGACTAGTTATCGTTTTAGCATGTTTTAAgattttgtgaaattttatattttaacttaaaattttggtcGGTGAGAAATCGGTGTAATTTTTGGATCAAAGAAAGTACTTTACTTTTTAACTTGTTTGAGCTTAAGAGTAATTACCAAACTTTAAAATAGTGCAGAGGCATTTTTCAAACAAAACTTTAACGATTTCATCCAAAACTAATGCCatatttttaaccatttttgAAAGCCTAAGGAACTTTTTTATACAAACTACAAAGTTTAGGgtatttcttataatttaatctaaaTAAAATGAATGTTTATCTTCCTTATATTTGTAATCTAGTTAGGTAATATTTTCAAAGTGATCAACCTGAACATTATTTTGAAGTATCCTTCCTTTCCTTATGCATACAATGGTGAGAGATGATGGTAGGGTAGGTCTCTATAGTATAAAGCATAGTGAAGGTTAATTCTTTCTTTGGTGGAAAAAATGTCGAAAGAAATTAGGTAGGTTTttagataaaagaaaataagtatAATGAGTTGTCAAAAATAGGGGGATTTTTTTATAGATCCTATATAAGGAAATAGTACAATTTAGTACCAACAAAGACTTCTGAAAGATTTAACCAATACTTACTACAATTAAACCTTTAATTTTAACCATACACTTTTAATCTTTTGTTTTTCCTATCTTTTCTAAGACATGTGACACTGAAGTGTTTCAATGTTTTGTTAATCCATATTTCATTGGCAATTCTTGATATATGTTCAATTTTATATCTGAACTTTGAAAAATGAACTCAAACGGAAgcaaaaatatttggaaatagatattaagaaaaaaaaaatcatattattACTTTACATAGATAAGAAACTATTGGCGGCGGACATAAGTTCCCAAACCTTCACCTCTCCGCCAATGGCAGCAAGGCTAGTGGCGGTGGTGAACACATTCAACAGGCGTTACAGGGAACCTAGCAGTATCAGTACAATAATCATAAATCATATGGTTGGCTCGAACCCAAAGCAGCTGATGACTTTGATGCACATTCAACTCTGAAAGCACCGGCTCATCCCACCAGAACTTCTTACCATCATCGGCGGCACTACCATTACAACAAGCAGTGTTGTTGGCAACTCCTCCTCCAGTGGCATAAGAAGAAGGGCACTCACATGCATCGATTTCAAAGCCCTTGTAAGAGGCCACAAAGGGAGAATGGGACCAATCAGTTTTAACTCTACCGCCTTGTGTGGCCCAATCATCAGCATTCCATATTGAACTATATACTCCCATGGATTGGTCTCCAGGAAATGGTACGCCCTTGTCTTCCATGTTCGTGTGAACTCGTACTGGTGTTTCGTCTACAAGAAATCTACACCCAAAACCAGTAATTAATCTTTCTCACAAAACTCCTATTTTAATAGTAGTTTGGGGAAGAAATTTCAAGATGTGTTTTTACTGGTGAAGTAATGAAATGGGGCCACAAATGGATGGCACATGCATGTGGTCAGAAAGGGAATAATACGGTGGCTTTGTTGAGAGGGCTCATTGGGTTTGTCAGAGCCATTGGCCCATTGATACCGATCGGGCAACTGCTCGTACATTAAACGCCAACAGGTTGGCACTGATTCATACAAACTTTAgctttcttataatttggaCTCTTCCATGTGTATTTCgttttttaaattcaaacttTTCCTATTACATATAGTTTAGTTCAGGATTTCAAATgcttattaaataattaatcaCTCGAAAAACCTTTTTATCATATTCTTCAAAAACCCATTAACGTACATTCAAGATTAAAAACTCAGATAACTAAAACATTGCATTCtttatatttgaaattattaataaaaggTCCAAGAATTTACTTGGATTCTTAAAACCATCG
It contains:
- the LOC103504200 gene encoding uncharacterized protein LOC103504200 — encoded protein: MERHIRRFLNKLSFASIAIATLILIFLFLQTPQTCIPPNSPSKPHLKFPKSSCDSTPRELVSIDKKNKRLWSSNDWKKKLSSFINFFQSIRDLGLLHNHTKVICVSAGAGHEVMALSHMGVHDVTGVELIDSPPLVSRADPHNLPFFDHVFDLAFTAHLAEALFPSRFVSEMERAVRPNGVCVIVVEECGDYEVKEIVGLFMKSRFVNSINVTLTGLKMTRILMKRTS
- the LOC103495560 gene encoding fasciclin-like arabinogalactan protein 21, with amino-acid sequence MAKCSFEWWHAPIVFSISVVLAFFAISTALHSSTSHTATPPNKSMADELSLNASRALRRAGFNTIATLLQVSPEHFFFPQNSTIFAIKDSAISNTSLPPWLLKNLVKYHTSPFKLSMTDLLKKPQGACLPTLLMPKKIAITRMDSTARLVEINHVLVTDPDIFLGGNVSIHGVLGPFSPLDPLDVRQGWSLIQSPYCDSNGTIISDPFEPNNGVVGVGVEVEWRRIIRWLSANGFVSYAIGLQTVLEGLLQDFGGLRSITVFAPPNLVSVTSPSPVLNRAVRLHIVPQMVTYKSLASLPARTSLKTLVSGQDIEILGGVRVPRGTVVVNGVEIVSPEIFRSENCVIHGISRSLEIAGLPHSSR